One Candidatus Omnitrophota bacterium genomic window carries:
- a CDS encoding NAD(P)/FAD-dependent oxidoreductase, translating to MKEYDLVIIGGGVSGAAIAREMSKYRLSIALLEKEEELGFGVSKSNSGIIHPGTQNDPSSIKGRLCVRGNRLVRRIARELGVDLKEVGELIVAFNDEEVQRLYALKKEAGSLGVPGLKIVDRKWLAKNEPNLNPDVKKALYAPTAAIISPYRLVYDLAENAARNGVEIFARTCVESIGTTSNGFRVHTTSGEFPARYVVNAAGLYADSIAAMVGIKDISIKPRKGEEFLLDKKRQGITRHLIFPLPTPSSKGVLVIKTADGNPMIGPTADDTEDREDLATTNEGLAKVVDAVRKMVPSIEPDDIIAYFAGVRPVAGKDFIIRHEDSVPGFVNVAGIQSPGLTAAPAIAEMVRDILRSSGLRTRRKLFFHGKRKRTTHLFAIPLRAAAGLIRKDPSYGDIVCRCEMISAREIKDAIARGARTLDGIKFRTRAQAGRCHGSFCTTRIMRILAEATGRKMTDITKRGEGSWIVMKDRADDAT from the coding sequence ATGAAAGAATACGATCTTGTTATAATAGGTGGAGGAGTATCCGGGGCTGCCATTGCCCGTGAAATGTCGAAATACCGACTTTCCATAGCTTTGCTGGAAAAAGAGGAAGAACTCGGGTTCGGTGTGTCAAAGTCCAATAGCGGGATAATACACCCCGGTACGCAGAATGATCCTTCTTCCATAAAAGGCCGCCTTTGTGTCCGGGGCAACAGGCTGGTGAGGAGGATCGCGCGGGAACTGGGAGTAGACCTCAAGGAGGTCGGTGAGCTTATTGTCGCGTTCAATGATGAGGAGGTCCAGCGTCTTTACGCGCTGAAAAAAGAGGCGGGATCTCTAGGGGTCCCCGGGTTAAAGATCGTAGACAGGAAATGGCTGGCGAAGAACGAGCCTAACCTGAACCCGGACGTAAAAAAAGCCCTTTACGCCCCGACCGCGGCCATAATCAGTCCATACAGGCTGGTATATGACCTTGCCGAGAACGCCGCGCGTAACGGCGTGGAAATATTCGCGCGCACATGTGTGGAAAGTATAGGAACGACCAGTAACGGTTTCAGGGTACATACGACCAGTGGTGAATTTCCCGCGAGATACGTCGTGAACGCCGCCGGGCTTTACGCGGACAGTATCGCCGCTATGGTCGGGATAAAGGATATATCCATAAAGCCACGGAAGGGGGAAGAGTTCCTGTTGGACAAGAAAAGGCAGGGCATTACCCGGCACCTCATATTTCCGTTGCCGACACCCTCCAGTAAGGGTGTCCTAGTTATCAAGACCGCTGATGGTAACCCTATGATAGGACCCACCGCCGACGATACGGAAGATAGGGAGGATCTGGCGACGACGAATGAGGGGTTAGCGAAAGTGGTTGACGCGGTAAGGAAGATGGTGCCGTCCATCGAGCCGGACGATATTATCGCCTATTTTGCCGGGGTCAGGCCGGTGGCTGGAAAGGATTTCATTATACGGCATGAGGATAGCGTGCCGGGATTCGTGAACGTGGCCGGGATACAGTCGCCGGGGCTCACGGCCGCTCCCGCCATCGCTGAAATGGTGAGGGATATCCTGCGCTCGTCCGGTCTCAGAACAAGACGCAAGCTTTTCTTCCATGGAAAAAGGAAGAGGACCACCCATCTTTTCGCTATACCGCTCAGGGCGGCCGCCGGTCTTATCCGGAAGGACCCATCTTACGGGGATATCGTATGTAGATGTGAGATGATATCGGCCAGGGAGATCAAGGACGCCATTGCCCGGGGGGCTCGTACGCTTGACGGTATAAAATTCAGGACAAGGGCCCAGGCGGGAAGATGCCACGGGAGTTTTTGTACAACGCGTATAATGAGGATATTGGCCGAAGCTACGGGCCGTAAGATGACGGATATCACAAAGCGCGGCGAAGGGTCGTGGATAGTCATGAAGGACAGGGCGGATGACGCGACGTGA